From Pararhodobacter zhoushanensis, the proteins below share one genomic window:
- a CDS encoding HNH endonuclease signature motif containing protein — MKGQSIPYSDAELRWIKRNRDLPRRDLHTKFCALFDRKDVSRINLTALCKRKGWLTGRTGCYEKGRVPENKGKRMPYNERSAATQFKSGQRPHTWRGPGHESTDKDGYVWLIVAETNPHTGADTRRVMKHRWLWEQANGPVPDGHVLKALDGDRGNTDPSNWRVIPRALLPRLTGRFGRDYDAAPDELKPLIMATAELAQIASEKRKRHG; from the coding sequence ATGAAGGGTCAGAGCATTCCCTACTCCGACGCCGAACTGCGCTGGATCAAGCGCAACCGGGATCTGCCGCGCCGCGATCTGCACACGAAGTTCTGCGCGCTGTTCGATCGGAAGGACGTCTCGCGGATCAACCTGACGGCGCTGTGCAAGCGCAAGGGCTGGCTTACCGGGCGCACCGGGTGCTACGAGAAAGGTCGCGTGCCCGAGAACAAGGGCAAGCGCATGCCCTACAACGAGCGCAGCGCGGCGACCCAGTTCAAGTCGGGCCAGCGCCCTCACACATGGCGCGGCCCCGGGCACGAATCCACCGACAAGGACGGCTATGTCTGGCTCATCGTGGCCGAGACCAACCCGCACACCGGAGCCGATACTCGCCGCGTGATGAAACACCGCTGGCTTTGGGAGCAGGCGAACGGGCCGGTGCCTGACGGCCATGTGCTCAAAGCGCTGGATGGCGATCGTGGCAACACAGACCCCTCCAACTGGCGGGTGATCCCGAGGGCGCTTCTGCCGCGCCTGACCGGTCGCTTTGGCCGCGACTACGACGCCGCGCCGGACGAACTCAAACCCCTGATCATGGCCACCGCCGAGCTGGCGCAGATCGCAAGCGAGAAGAGGAAACGGCATGGCTGA
- a CDS encoding DUF4326 domain-containing protein has translation MPDRVQLSRAKGWRMPENTVKVDRSTKWGNPFTIGDARRLETGATFLQEEVKDAETAVRFFRDMLEYQNRPYPTEAEIRTELRGKNLACWCKPGAPCHVDVLLEIANA, from the coding sequence ATGCCTGACCGCGTCCAACTGTCCCGCGCCAAAGGCTGGCGGATGCCGGAGAACACCGTGAAGGTCGACCGCAGCACGAAATGGGGAAACCCGTTCACGATCGGCGACGCGCGCCGCCTCGAAACCGGGGCAACGTTTTTGCAAGAAGAAGTCAAGGACGCCGAAACCGCCGTGCGGTTTTTCCGCGACATGCTGGAATATCAGAACCGCCCTTATCCTACCGAGGCCGAAATCCGCACCGAGCTGCGCGGCAAGAACCTCGCCTGCTGGTGCAAGCCCGGCGCTCCCTGTCATGTCGATGTGTTGCTGGAGATCGCCAATGCCTGA
- a CDS encoding DUF4031 domain-containing protein, whose translation MTVYVDPARHPYGRMMMCHMMADSTEELLAMADKIGVARKWIQKAGSVYEHFDIAKAKREEAVRLGAIEVSAMDLGRLIRWHSGRGPKPAFVPEAKP comes from the coding sequence ATGACCGTCTACGTCGACCCAGCCCGCCACCCTTACGGGCGCATGATGATGTGCCACATGATGGCGGATTCAACCGAGGAGCTGCTGGCGATGGCCGACAAGATCGGCGTCGCTCGCAAGTGGATCCAGAAGGCCGGATCGGTCTATGAGCATTTCGACATCGCCAAGGCGAAGCGTGAAGAGGCGGTGAGGCTGGGCGCGATCGAGGTCAGCGCCATGGACCTTGGCAGGCTGATCCGCTGGCACTCCGGGCGAGGTCCGAAGCCCGCCTTTGTGCCCGAGGCCAAGCCATGA